The DNA region TTCTTCCGCAACCTGCTTGGAGAGGCTGAGGCGGGAGTCGTACATGGTCAGGAGGGCGCCTTCGATCTTCAGGCCGGCGTTCAAATTTTTCTGGACTTCGCGGATGGTCTTGAAGAGTTCGGTCATACCCTGCAGTGCATAATATTCACACTGCACCGGAATCAGCACGCTAGTTGCTGCGGTCAGGACGTTCAATGTTAATAAGTTCAGGCTGGGAGGTGCATCGATGATGATGTACTCGAAGGACTGCTTCAGGATGTTGATCACTCGTTCCAGACGGTGTTCGCGGCTCATGGCGTTCACCAGTTCAATTTCCATGACAGCCAGGTCCGGTCCGGAAGTGATGACCTTCAGGAAATCCAGGGTGGTGTCCAGGATGGCAGGCTTCAAGTTTTCGTAAGTAATGTTGTCCGGGTTGACGGCCAAGTCCAGGATTTCGTGGGCGTCCACTTCCTGGCTTTCGTTGAAGCCCAGACCCTGGGATGCGTTACCCTGGGGGTCCATGTCGATCAGAAGAGTCTTCTTTTCGAGGGCGGCAAAACTGGCAGCCAGGTTCACGGCGGTAGTGGTCTTACCCACGCCACCCTTCTGGTTGCATATAGCGATCACTTTACTCATTCGTTACCTCTTGTAACAAGGGCATATTCCTGTTCTTCCTGGGGCAGTGCATATTTATATATGTGTACTGCCGGATCGTTTTCCAGGTGAACGATATTATTGAAACTCTTCAGGGTCACAAATTGGCCACCGCGGGCCAGACCCGGCTGGGCGCGTTCCCAGTCATTTTCAAAAGTGGAGAGGGCGCGGCAGCTGACAAAATCCAGATAGGCAAGACCGGAAGTTTCGAAACGCTTGCCAACGACAGTCATGTTATCCAGGTGCAGCTGGTCTTTGACGAAGTTCATGAACTGCACTCGCTTGTTGCGAGGTTCCACTGCATAGAACTGGACTTCCGGCATGGCGATGGCCAGCGGGAAACTGGGACAACCTGCGCCCGCACCCATATCGGCCCAACGCTTACCCTTCAAATCTTTACCTATATATATATAAGGCACCAGAGAGTCCGCGATATGTCTAGACAAGAATTTTTGAGAATCCTTTTCGGATATCAGGTTGCCATACTCCTTGGTATCCACAACCAGGTCGGCAAACTTATAAAGCTTGTCTAAGGTCTCTGCAGACAGTTCCACCCCATTGGAGGCCAGGAAGTGGTTCAAAAGATTCTTCTGTTCTTCGTTTTCAGAATAATGCATAAGTGTCATTTTTGAAATGTTCCACGTGGAACATTTCAAGCAAGGAAAAATTTAGATATACTCAAAAAGGAAATCAACAAAAGGTTTGTTTACGAGCGCATTTATTTAAAATAGTTGTGGATAAATTTTTAATTTGTGTTAGGTTTTTGTTTATATATTTGAGTCGTGGAAAAATTAGTTCGAGTCAATAGCGGAACAATCTGGAAGGTAGCAGCTTTTATTGCTGCTATATGGGCCATCTATTTGAGTTGTAATTACCTGCTGGAAGACCCGTTGCTTTTTGTCCTTTTTGGAACTCTGGCGATTTGTTGTTTGCCGGAACTCTATGGGGTGATGGTTCTTTCCCCGAGAAGAATTGAGAAAGATGAGGAAGGCTATTACAAGATAAAGTTCCTTTTCATTGACCACTATATTAGCCAGGATGACTTGACATTTGAGGAAGATGGCAGCGGTGTCTACATGTATTTTGGTAGAAAAATGGACAAGTTCGGATTCTTTTTCGATGAGGAAAAAATCCAGGAACACAAGATTTCTTACATTAGAATAATACTTCAGATGTTTGGATTGTCCTATGGTTCTACCTATACT from Fibrobacter sp. UWEL includes:
- a CDS encoding 16S rRNA (guanine(527)-N(7))-methyltransferase RsmG, encoding MTLMHYSENEEQKNLLNHFLASNGVELSAETLDKLYKFADLVVDTKEYGNLISEKDSQKFLSRHIADSLVPYIYIGKDLKGKRWADMGAGAGCPSFPLAIAMPEVQFYAVEPRNKRVQFMNFVKDQLHLDNMTVVGKRFETSGLAYLDFVSCRALSTFENDWERAQPGLARGGQFVTLKSFNNIVHLENDPAVHIYKYALPQEEQEYALVTRGNE
- a CDS encoding ParA family protein, coding for MSKVIAICNQKGGVGKTTTAVNLAASFAALEKKTLLIDMDPQGNASQGLGFNESQEVDAHEILDLAVNPDNITYENLKPAILDTTLDFLKVITSGPDLAVMEIELVNAMSREHRLERVINILKQSFEYIIIDAPPSLNLLTLNVLTAATSVLIPVQCEYYALQGMTELFKTIREVQKNLNAGLKIEGALLTMYDSRLSLSKQVAEEVRENLSDTVFQAMIPRNVKLSEAPSHGKPAILYDVQSSGAQAYMKLAEEILNKDK